The genomic segment AACTCTCGCGCGCGGCCGATCTCGTGGTGGTGGCGCCGGCGACGGCGGATCTGATGGCGAAGATGGCGGCGGGGCTCGCCAATGATCTCGCCTCGACGCTGCTTCTGGCGACCGACAAGCCGGTGCTGATCGCGCCGGCGATGAATGTGCGAATGTGGGAGCATGCCGCGACGCGCCGCAACCGCGCCCAGCTTGCCGCCGACGGGGTGCGCTGTGTCGGGCCGAACGCGGGCGCGATGGCCTGCGGCGAGTTTGGTGAGGGGCGGATGGCCGAGCCCGCCGAGATCCTCGCGGCGATTTCCGCAGCGCTGGCCGAGGGGCCGCTGAAGGGGCGTCACATCCTCGTGACCTCCGGCCCGACCCATGAGCCGATCGACCCGGTGCGCTATATCGCGAACCGCTCCTCGGGCGCGCAGGGCACCGCGATCGCCGCCGCGCTGCGCGATCTGGGCGCCGAGGTGAGCTTCGTCACCGGCCCGGCGAGCGTGCCCCCGCCCGCAGGCGTGCGGGTGATCCGCGTCGAGACCGCGCGCGAGATGCTCGCCGCCGTCGAGGCCGCGCTGCCCGCCGAGGCCGCGATCTTTGCCGCGGCGGTGGCCGATTGGCGGGTGGAAAACGCCGCCGGGCAGAAGATGAAGAAGGATGGCTCGGGCCGCGCCCCCGCGCTCGACTTCGCGGAAAACCCCGATATTCTCGCCACCGTGTCGAAAATGGCCGCCGGACGACCGCGGCTTGTGGTGGGTTTCGCCGCCGAGACCGAGACCGTCGAGGCCCATGCCGCGGCCAAGCGCGCGCGCAAGGGCTGCGACTGGATCGTGGCCAATGATGTGAGCCCGGCGACCGGGATCATGGGCGGGGCGGAAAACGCGGTGACGATCATTGATGCCGCGGGCGCCGAGGCCTGGCCGCGGATGGGCAAGGATGAGGTGGCCCGGCGGCTCGCCGCGCGCATCGCCGCGGCGCTGGCGGCGGATTGAGATGTTGATTTTGCGTATTTTTTCCAAGAAGAAGCTGCGGGTTTCTTCTTGGCCCAAATACGCAAATTCCGACCGCACGGCGGGGCGGGCGGCTGGTGGAGGGCGAGATGATTGAGCCGGTGATCAAGGTTGTGCGCGAGGATTGGGCGGACCCGGAGGTCGCTCTGCCGCGCTATGAAACGGCGGGGGCGGCGGGGGCCGATCTGCGCGCCAATCTCGCGCCCGAGGATCGCGCTTCGGGCTTCACGCTTTACCCGATGCAGCGCGCGGTGATCCCGACGGGGCTGCGCGTCGAGATCCCGGAGGGCTTCGAGATGCAGATCCGCCCGCGCTCGGGGCTTGCGCTCAAGCACGGCATCAGCCTGCCCAACACGCCCGGCACGATCGATTGCGATTATCGCGGGCCGCTGGGGGTCTTGCTGATCAATTACGGCAGTGAGCCCTTCCTGATCACCCATGGCGAGCGGATCGCGCAGGCGGTGATCGCGCCGGTCATTCAGGCGCGCTACGAGATCGCCGAGGGCCTGGGCGAGACCGCGCGCGGGGCGGGCGGTTTCGGCTCGACCGGGCGGGGCTGAAGGGTGGGGGGGCTCTGGCTCCTGATCGGGCTTGGCGTGGCGGGCGGGCTCTGGCGGCGCGGGCGGCGGGCGCTCTGGGCCTTGGCGGGGGCGCTCTGGCTCGGCTTTGTCGTGGCGAGCTTCCTGCCCGCGGGGCCTCTACGCGAGATCGGCGGCGGCACGCGCGCGGGCTGGCTGGCGCTTGGTGTCGTGGCGGGGCTGGGCGGGCTTTATGGCTGGGGCCTCGGGCGGCTGCGCGCGCGGGCGCGCCCCGCGCCCGAGGCCGCGAAGGGCCCCTTCTCCGAGACCGAGCTCGACCGTTACGCGCGCCATATCCTGTTGCGCGAGATCGGCGGCGCCGGGCAAAAGCGGCTGAAAGCGGCGCGGGTTCTGGTGATCGGCGCGGGGGGGCTCGGCTCGCCGGTGCTGCTTTATCTCGCCGCGGCCGGGGTGGGCGTGATCGGCGTCGTCGATGATGACACGGTCTCGAATTCGAACCTGCAACGCCAGGTCCTGCACCGCGACGCCGATATCGGCGTGCCGAAGGTGTTTTCGGCCGAGGCCGCGCTGCGCGCGCTCAACCCGTTCATCGAGATCCGCCCCTACCGGCGCCGCCTCGGGCCGGCGGATGCGGCCGAACTGATCGCGGAGTATGATCTCGTGATCGACGGCTGTGACAATTTCGAGACCCGCTATCTGGTCAACGCGGCCTGTGTCGCGGCGGGCAAGCCCTTGATTTCCGGCGCAATTGCGCAATGGGAGGGGCAGCTTTCAGTCTATGACCCGGCGCGGGGTGCGCCCTGCTATGCCTGTGTCTTCCCGCAGGCGCCGGCGCTGGGGCTCGCGCCCTCTTGCGCCGAGGCGGGGGTGGTCGGCGCGCTGCCCGGCGTTGTCGGCGCGATGATGGCCACCGAGGCGATCAAGGAGATCACCCGCGCGGGCGCCTCGGCGCGGGGGCGGCTGATGATCTATGACGCGCTCTGGGGCGAGAGCCGGCAGATCGCGGTGCATCCGCGCGCGGGCTGCCCGGTCTGCGGCGCCCATCAAAACCCCGCGTGAGCCCTTCCCCTCGGCCGCGCGCCGCCCTAGCTTGGCCGCAAAGGAGATCTCGCGATGACCAACCCGCTTCTGGCCGACTGGACCGGCCCCTTCGCCCTGCCGCCCTTCGCCGCGCTCAAGGATGAGGATTTCGGCCCCGCGTTCGACGCCGCCTTGGCGCAGGCGCGCGCCAATATCGCCGCGATCGCCGCCAACCCCGAAGCGCCGAGCTTTGCCAATACGATCGAGGCGATGGAGCGCGCCGAGGCGCTGCTCGACCGGGTTTCGGGCGTTTTCTACAACCTCGCCGGCGCCGACAGCACGCCCGCGCGCGAGGCACTGATGCGCGATCTGGCGCCGAAAATGGCGGCTTTCGCCTCCGAGGTCACGATGAACGGCCCGCTTTATGCGCGCATCGCGACGCTCTGGGATACCCGCGAAAGCCTCGGCCTTAGCCCCGAACAGGCGCGCGTGCTCGAGCTCTACCACCAGATGTTCGTGCGCTCGGGCGCCGGGCTGAAGGGCGCCGCCGCCACCCGCATGGCCGAGATCAAGGAGCGCCTCGCCGTCCTCTCGACCGCGTTCTCGCAAAACCTGCTCGCCGATGAACGCGACTGGTTCCGCCCGCTTGCCGAGGCCGATCTCGAGGGCCTGCCCGAGTTCGTCGTGGCGGCCGCGCGCGCCGCGGGCGAGGAGCGCGGCCAGCCCGGCCCGGTCCTCACCCTCAACCGCTCGCTGATCGTGCCCTTCCTGCAATTCTCGCCGCGCCGCGAGCTGCGCGAGATCGCCTATGAGGCCTGGGTTGCGCGCGGCGCGAACGGCGGTGCGAGCGACAACCGCGCGAATGCCGCCGAGATCCTCGCGCTGCGCGAGGAGCGCGCCAAGCTCCTCGGCTATGCGAATTTCGCCGCCTACAAGCTCGAAACCGAGATGGCGAAAAGCCCCGATCAGGTCCGCGCGCTTCTGATGCGCGTCTGGGCGCCCGCCAAGGCCAAGGCCGAGGCCGATGCGGCCAAGCTCACCCAGATGATGCATGCCGATGGCATCAACGGCGATCTCGAGGCCTGGGATTGGCGCTATTACTCGGAAAAACGCCGCGTCGCGGAACATGATTTCGACGAGGCCGCGCTCAAGCCCTATCTCTCGCTCGATGCGATGATCGGCGCGGCCTTCGACACCGCGCAGCGCCTCTTCGGGCTCGAGTTCCGCCCGCTCGAGGGGCCCTTCTACCACCCCGATGTCCGCGGCTGGGAGGTCACCCGCAAGGGCCGCCATATCGCTGTTTTCTTTGGCGATTATTTCGCGCGCGGCTCGAAACGCTCGGGCGCCTGGTGCTCGGCGATGCGCTCGCAAAGCCGGCTCGCGGGCGAGGTCGCGCCGATCGTGGTCAATGTGTGCAACTTCACCAAGGGCGCGCCGGCGCTCCTGAGCTATGACGATGCGCGCACGCTCTTCCATGAATTTGGCCATGCGCTCCACCAGATGCTCTCGAACGTGACCTATCAGTTCATCTCCGGCACCTCGGTCGCGCGCGATTTCGTCGAGCTCCCGAGCCAGCTTTACGAACATTGGCTCGAGGTGCCCGAGGTGCTCGAACGCCACGCCCGCCATTACGAGACCGGCGCGCCGATGCCCGCCGCGCTGCGCGAGAAACTTCTCGCCGCGAGCACCTATGATCAGGGCTTCGCGACGGTCGAATATATCGCCTCGGCGCTCGTCGATCTCGAGTTCCACGACGGCCCCGCGCCGCAAGACCCGATGGCGAAACAGGCCGAGATCCTCGCCGCGATCGGCCTGCCGAAAGCGATCCGCATGCGCCACGCGACACCGCATTTCGCCCATGTCTTCTCGGGCGACGGCTATTCCGCGGGCTATTACAGCTACATGTGGTCGGAAGTGATGGATGCCGATGCCTTCGCCGCCTTCGAGGAAACCGGCGATGCCTTCAACCCGGAAGTCGCGCAAAAACTGGAGGAATTCATCCTCTCGGCCGGCGGCTCGCGCCCGGCCGACGAGCTCTACACCGCGTTTCGCGGCAAGATGCCGGGCGTCGAGGCGCTGCTGCGCGGCCGGGGCCTCCTTGAAGAGGCCTGATCCCGGCCCCGCTGTCGCAAAGAGCGTATTTGGGCCAAGAAGAAGGGGAACCTCCTCCCTTCATCTTGCCAAAAATATCCCGGGGGTCCGGGGGCGGCGCCCCCGGCCTCAGAGATGTTTCCAGACATCCATATGGATGATCACATCCGCTTGCGGATAGGCCTCGAGGATCGCGCGCTTGAGGCTCGCGGCGATCTCATGCGCGGCCTCGAGGCTCTGCTCGCCATCGAGCTCGATATGGATCTGCACGAAGAGCCGCGCGCCGGCGGTGCGGGTCTTGAGGTCGTGGAAACCGCGCACGCCGGGCCAGATCTGGGCGATCTCGGCGATCCCTGCGATGATCTCGGGCGAGGCCGCGCGGTCCATCAGCGCGTGCCACGCCCCGAGCCCGATCTCCGCCGCCCCGCGCAGCATGATCGCCGCCGCGACCAGCGCGACGATGCTGTCGACCCGCGTCCAGCCGAACCGCTCCGAGACCCACAGCGCGACCATCGCCCCGATCGTCGGGATCAGATCGCCGACATAATGAAGCATGTCGGCCGCCACGACCTTGTTGCCGGTGCGCTTGGCGACGCGGCTTTGCCAGCCCACCAGAAACAGCGTCACCGCCGCCGAGGCCGCCATCACCGCGATCCCCGCGCCCTCTTGCGCGAGCGCCTGCGGGGCGGGCGAGACGAGCCGCGAGACCGCCGCCACCGCAATCGCGCCCGCCGAGCCCGCCACGAACAGCGCCTGGCCGAGCGAGACGAGATCCTCGACCGAGCTGTGGCCGAAGGCGTGGTCCTCATCGGCCGGCCGCGCGGCATAGATGATCGCGCCGAGCCCGGCGGCCGAGATCAGCAGATCCATCGCCGAATCCGCGAGCGAGGCCGCGATCGAGAGCGCGCCGGTGGTCCACAGCGCCCAGAGCTTGAGCGCGACGAGGAACCCCGCCACCGTGACGGAGGCGAGCCCTGCGGAGAGGTTCAGACGGGTGTGATCTTGTGGGGCGGCCATGGCGGGGGAGATTCGATACCGGGGCCCCTGCCTAACGCCTCACGCGCGCTTAGTCACGGATTTCCTCGGGCCCCACGCCCCAGATTTCGGCCTTGGTGATCCAGCCCTCGGCCTCTTCGGACTGGATCTCGCACCAGTCGATCTGGCATTCGCCGAGCTTGGCGATCGCGCCATCCTCGGCCAGCGCGGTAACCGCCGAACGCGCATCGGGGCGGGCATGGAGCTCGGCCATGTCCTTTTGCACGATCACCGTGCGCACCCCGGAGATCAGCGAGTAATGCACCCAGCCGCCCGCGCCGTCGCGGTCCTCGACGCGGCGCCAATGGCCGAATTCGGCGGTGACCTTGAGCGGCATCCCGGCATGGGTGAAGACCCAGTCGATCCGGTGGCTGAGCGAGGGGCCGCGGCGCGCATTGCCCTCCGAGCCCTTGAGCGAGACAAACCGCGGCAGGGGCAGGTTCGTCACCGGCCCGCGCCCGGCCTTTTGCGCCGCCACCGCCTGCGCCACGGCGAGATCATCGGGCGGCGCGCTCTCGTCCTCGGCCTCCTGCGCCCGCGCTGCCCCGAGCGCCAGCGCAAGCGCGACTCCCGCCCCTGCCAGTGCCGCGCCCCAATGCTTGCCGCGCGATGCCGTCCGCTGTGTCATTTCCGCCTCGATCTGCCTCGGTTTTGAGCCGCGCAAGAATCGTTCGCGCAACAAAATTGCGTCAAAACGATAAAAAACGCCATTTCCGCTCTCTCAGGGCCTTGTGTCTTGCCCCGTTGATGGGCAGTTTGCACCCAAGCACAGGCGTTTGGAAGAGAGGAGATCCAACCATGCCCGCACCGCGGCTGAGTGTTGTCGTGACGCGACGGTTGCCCGAGGTCGTCGAGACCCGGATGAAGGAACTGTTCGATGTCGAACTGCGCGCCGAAGATACGCCGATGACCCGTGAGGAGCTGGTCGCGGCGATGGCGCGCGCCGATGTTCTGGTCCCCACCCTGACCGATCATATCGATGCAAACATGCTCGCGCAGGCGGGCGACCGGCTGCGGCTGATCGCCAATTACGGCGCCGGCGTCGACCATATCGACGTGGCCTCGGCGCGCCAGCGCGGCGTGCTGGTCTCCAACACGCCGGGCGTGGTGACCGAGGACACCGCCGATATGGTGATGGGGCTGATCCTGGGCGTCACCCGGCGGATCCCGGAAGGGCTCGCGGCGATGCAATCGGGCAGCTGGACGGGCTGGTCGCCCACCGCGTTCCTGGGCGGGCGGATCGGCGGCAAGCGGCTCGGCATCCTCGGCATGGGCCGTATCGGCCAGGCCGTGGCGCGCCGCGCCCGCGCCTTCGGGATGCAGATCCACTACCACAACCGTCGCCGCCTGCGCCCCGAGACCGAGGCCGAATTCGAGGCGACCTATTGGGAGAGCATCGACCAGATGGTCGCGCGGATGGATGTGATCTCGGTCAACTGCCCGCACACGCCCTCGACCTTCCACCTGCTCAACGCGCGCCGGCTGAAGATGCTCAAGCCGACCGCGGTGATCGTGAACACCTCGCGCGGCGAGGTGATCGACGAGAACGCGCTGGTGCGGGGGCTGAAGGCGGGCGAGATCGCGGGCGCGGGGCTCGATGTCTTCGAGCGCGGCGCCGAGCTCAACCCCGAGCTGCGCACCCTGCCCAATGTCGTGCTGTTGCCGCATATGGGCTCGGCCACGGTCGAGGGCCGCGCCGAGATGGGCGAGAAAGTCATCATCAATATCAAGACCTTCGCCGATGGCCACCGGCCGCCGGATCTGGTCGTGCCCGCGATGGTCTGAGAGGGCTTGCAGGGCAGGGGGAGGCGCGGCGCGGGGAGGCGCCGCGCCTTTTTCGCTCAGCGCCGGCCGAGCGGCATGTCGAGCGCGCTCGCCGCGCCGGGGATCTGCGAAATGAGCTTGTAGGCGGCCTGCGCGGCCGGGGTCTCGTTGCCCATCATCAGCGCCTCGAGCGGGCCCGCGCCACTCGAGGCCGCCGCGCCGATCCGCGAGAGCAACTGCTCCCGCCGCGCCCGCTGCACGCCCGCCTCGGCATAGGCGCGCGCGCCGGCTTCGTTCAGCCCCGGCAGATCGCCAAGGATCTGCGCGAGCGAGCTGGTGATCTCGTCCTCGCCCATCGGCGTGCCGGCGGTCTGGGCGGCGGCCTGCGCCTCGGCGAGCGCTTGCAGGCGCGCTTGCAAGATCGCGGCGGCGGTGGCGTTTGAAACCTTCGAGGCGGCCTTCTGGGTGCCGGTCAGCGCGGCGGAGCCGGCGTTTGCGGATGCGTTTGCGGCGGCGGCGGGGCCTGCGGAAGCGTTCGCATTGGCGCCAGGCGTTGCGGCCTGGCCCGCTGTTGCCTGGCCTGCCGTTGCTTGGCTCTGGGCGGCGGGGCCGGGCGGGGTGATCGCCACGGCGATCTGCGCCGGGGTCTGGGTGCTCGAGCCGGTGGTCTGCGTCTCGCCACCGCCGAGCGCCGATTCGATCACCAGCCCGATCTGGCCGGTCTCGGTGGGCGCGGTGGTGACCGGCGCGGGCGTGCCCTGCGCGGTGGTGCCGGGGGTGGTCTGCGGGCTCGGCTGCGCGCTCGGCTGGGCGCCGCTCGTCGAGGTTTGCGACGCGGGCGGGGTCAGGATGGCCCGAAACAGGGCCAGAAGATAGCTGGCGAGCAACATCTCAACCTCGGTGCTACGCCGCGCGTTTTACGCGAATTTTATTCAATCTCGTCATACCCCCGGACAGCGGCACAATCACGCGAATCCTGAATCATTGGTAAACCTCACGAGAGCGCGACGACCGCCCGCATGTCGTTTTTGTCGCGAAAAAGTCGGGCGCGGGGCCGCTAGGCCGTGTCACTCTGTCACAACGGGGAAAACATCTGCGGAGTCCTGCTTCATGAAAACCCATGTCAAAGCGCTTGTCGTCGGCGGCGGTGCCGTCGGCTGCTCGATCGCCTATCACCTCGCCAAGGCCGGCTGGGAGGTTTTGCAAGTCGAGCGCGACGAGCTGACCTCGGGCTCGACTTGGCACGCCGCGGGCCTGCTGCCGCTCTTCAACATGAGCTACGCGACCACCCATATCCACAAATACTCGGTGGATTTCTACAAGACGCTGGAGGCCGAAACCGGGCTGAACGCGGGCTTCTCGATCTGCGGCAACCTGCGCATGGCGCAGACCCAGGAGCGGATGGACGAATACATGCTCTACTCCTCGGTCGCCGAGACCGCGGGGGTCTATCATGAATTCCTCACCCCCGCGCAGATCAAGGAGCGCTGGCCGCTGGTGCGCACCGAGGATCTCAAGGGCGCGCTCTTCCACCCGCAAGATGGCTACATCAACCCCGCCGACGTGACCCAGGCGATGGCCAAGGGCGCCCGCCAGCTCGGCGTCGAGGTGGTCCGCAAGATGCAGGTCAACGCCTACCGCTGGACCGGCTCGGAATGGGTCGTCACCCTCGAGCAGATGGTCGAAAAGGGCGGCAACCTGGTCGGCTCGGGCGAGCTGATCGAGGTTCATGCCGAACATGTCGTCACCGCGACCGGCAACCACGCGCAGCGCACCGCGAAACTGCTGGGCATCAAGATCCCCGCGATCCCGGTCGAGCACCAATATATCGTGACCGAGCCCGATCCGGCGCTCGTCGCCTGGCGTGCGGCGGGCAACCCCGAGCACCCGGTTCTGCGCG from the Rhodobacter xanthinilyticus genome contains:
- the coaBC gene encoding bifunctional phosphopantothenoylcysteine decarboxylase/phosphopantothenate--cysteine ligase CoaBC, giving the protein MLAGKRILLIIGGGIAAIKVPELIRGLRGAGASVTPVLTRAGAEFVTPLSLAALAGAPVHSELFDLTTEAEMGHIQLSRAADLVVVAPATADLMAKMAAGLANDLASTLLLATDKPVLIAPAMNVRMWEHAATRRNRAQLAADGVRCVGPNAGAMACGEFGEGRMAEPAEILAAISAALAEGPLKGRHILVTSGPTHEPIDPVRYIANRSSGAQGTAIAAALRDLGAEVSFVTGPASVPPPAGVRVIRVETAREMLAAVEAALPAEAAIFAAAVADWRVENAAGQKMKKDGSGRAPALDFAENPDILATVSKMAAGRPRLVVGFAAETETVEAHAAAKRARKGCDWIVANDVSPATGIMGGAENAVTIIDAAGAEAWPRMGKDEVARRLAARIAAALAAD
- the dut gene encoding dUTP diphosphatase — translated: MEPVIKVVREDWADPEVALPRYETAGAAGADLRANLAPEDRASGFTLYPMQRAVIPTGLRVEIPEGFEMQIRPRSGLALKHGISLPNTPGTIDCDYRGPLGVLLINYGSEPFLITHGERIAQAVIAPVIQARYEIAEGLGETARGAGGFGSTGRG
- a CDS encoding HesA/MoeB/ThiF family protein, whose protein sequence is MGGLWLLIGLGVAGGLWRRGRRALWALAGALWLGFVVASFLPAGPLREIGGGTRAGWLALGVVAGLGGLYGWGLGRLRARARPAPEAAKGPFSETELDRYARHILLREIGGAGQKRLKAARVLVIGAGGLGSPVLLYLAAAGVGVIGVVDDDTVSNSNLQRQVLHRDADIGVPKVFSAEAALRALNPFIEIRPYRRRLGPADAAELIAEYDLVIDGCDNFETRYLVNAACVAAGKPLISGAIAQWEGQLSVYDPARGAPCYACVFPQAPALGLAPSCAEAGVVGALPGVVGAMMATEAIKEITRAGASARGRLMIYDALWGESRQIAVHPRAGCPVCGAHQNPA
- a CDS encoding M3 family metallopeptidase, whose amino-acid sequence is MTNPLLADWTGPFALPPFAALKDEDFGPAFDAALAQARANIAAIAANPEAPSFANTIEAMERAEALLDRVSGVFYNLAGADSTPAREALMRDLAPKMAAFASEVTMNGPLYARIATLWDTRESLGLSPEQARVLELYHQMFVRSGAGLKGAAATRMAEIKERLAVLSTAFSQNLLADERDWFRPLAEADLEGLPEFVVAAARAAGEERGQPGPVLTLNRSLIVPFLQFSPRRELREIAYEAWVARGANGGASDNRANAAEILALREERAKLLGYANFAAYKLETEMAKSPDQVRALLMRVWAPAKAKAEADAAKLTQMMHADGINGDLEAWDWRYYSEKRRVAEHDFDEAALKPYLSLDAMIGAAFDTAQRLFGLEFRPLEGPFYHPDVRGWEVTRKGRHIAVFFGDYFARGSKRSGAWCSAMRSQSRLAGEVAPIVVNVCNFTKGAPALLSYDDARTLFHEFGHALHQMLSNVTYQFISGTSVARDFVELPSQLYEHWLEVPEVLERHARHYETGAPMPAALREKLLAASTYDQGFATVEYIASALVDLEFHDGPAPQDPMAKQAEILAAIGLPKAIRMRHATPHFAHVFSGDGYSAGYYSYMWSEVMDADAFAAFEETGDAFNPEVAQKLEEFILSAGGSRPADELYTAFRGKMPGVEALLRGRGLLEEA
- a CDS encoding cation diffusion facilitator family transporter, producing the protein MAAPQDHTRLNLSAGLASVTVAGFLVALKLWALWTTGALSIAASLADSAMDLLISAAGLGAIIYAARPADEDHAFGHSSVEDLVSLGQALFVAGSAGAIAVAAVSRLVSPAPQALAQEGAGIAVMAASAAVTLFLVGWQSRVAKRTGNKVVAADMLHYVGDLIPTIGAMVALWVSERFGWTRVDSIVALVAAAIMLRGAAEIGLGAWHALMDRAASPEIIAGIAEIAQIWPGVRGFHDLKTRTAGARLFVQIHIELDGEQSLEAAHEIAASLKRAILEAYPQADVIIHMDVWKHL
- a CDS encoding SH3 domain-containing protein; this translates as MTQRTASRGKHWGAALAGAGVALALALGAARAQEAEDESAPPDDLAVAQAVAAQKAGRGPVTNLPLPRFVSLKGSEGNARRGPSLSHRIDWVFTHAGMPLKVTAEFGHWRRVEDRDGAGGWVHYSLISGVRTVIVQKDMAELHARPDARSAVTALAEDGAIAKLGECQIDWCEIQSEEAEGWITKAEIWGVGPEEIRD
- a CDS encoding 2-hydroxyacid dehydrogenase encodes the protein MPAPRLSVVVTRRLPEVVETRMKELFDVELRAEDTPMTREELVAAMARADVLVPTLTDHIDANMLAQAGDRLRLIANYGAGVDHIDVASARQRGVLVSNTPGVVTEDTADMVMGLILGVTRRIPEGLAAMQSGSWTGWSPTAFLGGRIGGKRLGILGMGRIGQAVARRARAFGMQIHYHNRRRLRPETEAEFEATYWESIDQMVARMDVISVNCPHTPSTFHLLNARRLKMLKPTAVIVNTSRGEVIDENALVRGLKAGEIAGAGLDVFERGAELNPELRTLPNVVLLPHMGSATVEGRAEMGEKVIINIKTFADGHRPPDLVVPAMV